The Gadus chalcogrammus isolate NIFS_2021 chromosome 10, NIFS_Gcha_1.0, whole genome shotgun sequence genome contains a region encoding:
- the LOC130390986 gene encoding LOW QUALITY PROTEIN: carnosine synthase 1-like (The sequence of the model RefSeq protein was modified relative to this genomic sequence to represent the inferred CDS: inserted 3 bases in 2 codons), which translates to MIIPIKKAQQRLYFLRILRKSNLEGKLLVSFDRCSIEMERKASQRVIINAAQKITGCTLPSLKDIFSSRGLGRAANVLKDPSHTGHNLYRSLKARKNRLRDSLYPIAIRWLLHHLTPPSLQSRHFNPPTYGLEQKLNQLLQQALRELNLPGTQDLLPGVVHSDQCLCVLGSPLPYLSMLLEAGQRTQGDALLCLSPSWLSRSSSSSLLVHKAVTFDLGGRTFISNFSPPRKVTYFLSCDPYSNEEVTFETDCPIGSSGPLGRFWGDVLTSRVLLQKASLNTPPTLALLNPSADTPLEEGVVGAVELVLLGKTLKSNLDLIRNKVFSFLESKAVRHADKVVLRRSGGRFVDWAASSKPVYLSLDITEEVWAYVVKILPGLLPGEAALLEGFCPPLKPQATLEVRTWEEYAGGPPPIPDLSFRLCAVVTRSPQDIPLIYKLVCRVGASDSPLSHHQSLCQSLETTLSECGFTDPMFAVSLRHLATKTALDCLRLVMETESDMSSEKRGGVNAQTDMIGVDLLFTSDGATIKPVVLGFHPSLCLHSSYPEQEWEIQPRDSEMEACRGTLLLTPFIRSQRYLMSGKTVLVIGAGGYSKSFIWEAARHYQLKIVLVDGDPNHFASKMVDHFFAVPEIADHQQDEQHCVLICDWLIASDLHPDGCVCFWDDSVILTSQICDKLRLRGPLPGAVAIAKEKSRTHLHLLSLTKAAGVLTASVELPSGQVDSQADGKDRYKPGMNGSEGETLRALAEFGARDYLTGSADTIESTCTHSLLVASPRFPAHASSPAPDDPFHPCVPLLSPSPSSYAVPCLHVESVSDLNKAAARGLGRPGATKNGAVRFPAVMKLEYGAGAVGVRKVESLAESVAHFERIGGDLKEETDHPGIGLGWGNAMTLMEYVGGTEHDIDVVIFNGQLEGXFVSDNGPTRPPTFTETTAQMPSGLAPDKRGQLIRAAYHACXCGLRDGVYNVELKMTELGPRLIEINARMGGFYLRNWILQLYGVDLVLAAFMVACGVRPRLPSALDLPAGGHFAGVMCVVSQHLQALRTTSSLTYLRSLHQEGAICLNELAAADELIAGEYEEPFCNVAMRDTCAERARQRLLALCQALGLHRPPHYDLTFFLSEFS; encoded by the exons GATGGCTGTTACACCACCTgacgcccccctctctccaaaGCAGGCATTTCAACCCACCAACATATGGCCTGGAGCAGAAGCTGAACCAGCTCTTGCAGCAGGCCCTCAGGGAACTCAATCTACCTGGAACACAGGACCTACTACCGG GTGTGGTGCACTCGGATCAGTGCCTGTGTGTTCTGGGATCCCCTCTGCCATACCTCTCCATGCTGCTGGAGGCAGGCCAGCGCACCCAAG GAGAtgctctgctctgtctctcgccaTCATGGCTGTcacgctcctcctcttcctccctcctggtGCACAAGGCTGTCACCTTTGACCTCGGGGGCCGCACCTTCATCTCAAACTTCAGCCCTCCTCGAAAGGTCACCTACTTCCTGTCATGTGACCCTTATTCGAATGAGGAAGTCACCTTTGAGACAGACTGCCCGATAGGGAGTTCTGGACCGCTGGGGAGGTTTTGGGGTGATGTCCTGACATCCAGGGTTCTGCTGCAGAAAGCTAGCCTCAACACACCCCCCACCCTGGCACTTCTGAACCCCTCAGCAGACACGCCCTTGGAGGAAGGCGTCGTGGGAGCCGTAGAACTGGTCCTCCTCGGAAAAACGCTGAAAAGCAACCTCGACTTGATCAGAAATAAGGTTTTCTCCTTCCTGGAATCCAAAGCTGTGAGGCATGCTGACAAG GTTGTGTTGAGGCGCAGCGGAGGCCGGTTTGTGGACTGGGCGGCCTCCTCAAAGCCGGTGTATCTCTCACTGGACATCACGGAGGAGGTGTGGGCCTACGTGGTCAAGATCCTGCCGGGGCTGCTCCCTGGAGAGGCAGCCCTTCTGGAGGGCTTCTGCCCTCCCCTGAAGCCCCAGGCCACCCTGGAGGTGCGCACCTGGGAGGAGTATGCGG GTGGCCCGCCTCCCATCCCTGACCTGTCCTTCAGATTGTGTGCTGTGGTTACCCGCTCCCCACAAGACATCCCTCTCATCTACAAG TTGGTGTGTAGAGTGGGCGCCTCggactctcctctctcccaccatcagTCTTTGTGTCAGTCCCTGGAGACCACCTTGAGTGAATGCGGCTTTACTGACCCTATGTTCGCTGTCTCGCTCCGTCACTTAGCAACCAAGACTGCCCTGGACTGTCTCCGCCTCGTCATGGAGACAGAGTCCGACATGTCCTCTGAAAAACGAGGAGGCGTCAATGCGCAGACTGACATGATTG GTGTAGACTTGCTCTTCACATCTGACGGAGCCACTATCAAACCTGTGGTCCTGGGCTTCCATCCAAGCCTCTGCCTTCACTCCTCTTACCCAGAGCAAGAGTGGGAAATCCAGCCGAGAGACAGTGAGATGGAGGCGTGTCGCGGGacgctcctcctcacccccttcaTTCGCTCCCAGCGCTATCTGATGAGCGGGAAGACGGTTCTCGTCATAGGAGCCGGTGGTTACAGTAAGAGCTTCATATGGGAGGCGGCCCGCCATTACCAGCTGAAA ATAGTCCTTGTCGACGGCGACCCCAACCACTTTGCATCCAAGATGGTGGATCACTTCTTCGCCGTCCCGGAGATCGCCGACCACCAACAAGATGAGCAACACTGCGTGCtcatctgtgattggctgattgcCTCCGACCTTCACCCGGACGGCTGCGTTTGCTTCTGGGATGACTCCGTGATCCTGACGTCGCAGATCTGCGACAAGCTCCGCCTGAGGGGTCCTCTCCCAGGGGCCGTGGCCATCGCCAAGGAGAAGAGCAGAACCCACCTGCACCTTCTGTCGCTGACAAAGGCCGCGGGGGTCCTAACCGCGTCCGTAGAGCTGCCCTCCGGTCAGGTGGATAGCCAGGCTGACGGGAAGGACAGATACAAACCAGGAATGAACGGCTCGGAAGGGGAAACATTAAGAGCCCTTGCCGAATTTGGTGCGAGGGATTACCTCACTGGCTCCGCAGACACGATCGAGAGCACTTGCACACATTCCTTATTGGTTGCTTCCCCACGCTTCCCGGCACACGCTTCCTCCCCTGCCCCTGATGATCCATTCCATCCATGTGTTCCcctgctctctccatctcccagcTCCTACGCGGTGCCCTGCCTCCACGTGGAGAGCGTCTCGGACCTGAATAAGGCAGCAGCGCGAGGCCTGGGCCGACCAGGAGCCACTAAGAACGGGGCCGTGAGGTTTCCAGCTGTGATGAAGCTGGAGTACGGTGCGGGTGCCGTCGGCGTCAGGAAAGTAGAATCCCTGGCCGAGAGCGTCGCCCATTTTGAACGAATCGGAGGTGACCTGAAGGAGGAGACGGACCACCCGGGCATCGGGCTGGGCTGGGGGAACGCCATGACCCTGATGGAGTACGTAGGCGGCACCGAACACGACATCGACGTCGTCATATTCAACGGCCAACTCGAGG CCTTCGTGTCCGACAACGGCCCCACCCGACCCCCGACCTTCACCGAGACCACGGCCCAGATGCCCTCGGGACTGGCCCCGGACAAGCGTGGCCAGCTGATCAGGGCGGCCTACCACGCCTG CTGCGGCCTGCGCGACGGCGTGTACAATGTGGAGCTGAAGATGACGGAGCTGGGCCCGCGCCTGATCGAGATCAACGCCCGCATGGGGGGCTTCTACCTGCGCAACTGGATCCTTCAGCTGTACGGCGTGGACCTCGTGCTGGCGGCCTTCATGGTGGCGTGCGGCGTGCGGCCCCGCCTGCCCTCTGCCTTAGACCTGCCGGCGGGGGGGCACTTTGCCGGGGTGATGTGCGTGGTGTCCCAGCACCTCCAGGCCCTGAGGACCACGTCCAGCCTCACCTACCTGCGGAGCCTGCACCAGGAAGGAGCCATCTGCCTCAACGAGCTGGCGGCGGCCGACGAACTCATCGCAGGGGAGTACGAGGAGCCCTTCTGTAACGTGGCGATGAGGGACACCTGCGCCGAGAGAGCCCGCCAGCGTCTGCTCGCCCTCTGCCAGGCCCTGGGGCTACACCGCCCCCCACACTATGACCTCACCTTCTTCCTGTCTGAGTTTAGTTAA